The genomic interval caaaggAAACTATGAACAAACTCTGAATACAAATAATCAAACTGTTCATCTTGTTCCCATGGTTACTGTTCACCGCGGTGAACAGTAACCATGGGAACAAGATGAacagtaaccctaaccctaaccaggaTCAGGATAATGTCCCCTGTGATTGGCGGATTAACTAATCATACTGATTGATCAGCTGCAGTCATATGGTCAGATCAACAGGACCACCTCTGTGTCactgatgcattgtgggataagTTTGTCTCCTCCCCCCCAGGATGAATGTAACCGCAGCGGAGGAAAGTGGATCATTCGTCTGCGAAAAGGTCTCGCCAGTCGCTTCTGGGAAAACATCATCCTTGCTATGGTGGGCGAGCAGTTCATGGTGGGAGAGGAGATCTGTGGAGCAGTGGTCTCTATACGCTTCCAGGTAAAACTACTGCAGGAATGGGGCAGCGGGCCGGGTTCGAGTCCCACCCGCGGCCCTGTGCGGCATGTCTTCCCCCACTCTCTGTCTGCCCCCCCTTCCAGTTAAAAATACTACAGTCATACTACAGTTATACTACAGCGATACTAAAACTAATGTTATCATACTACAGTATTCCTGAACAACTATTTCAGCAGAGAGACCTCACACGTCCACCAAGGCTAACTATGAAACTGTAATATTACTCCAGTATTACTTACTGTTACTGCAGTATAACTAGTAGTATTATACTAGTATTATAGTACTACACTGACAGTCTGGTGTCGGGTCTGGACCTGATCTcagacctgtctgtctctcacctgtctgatTGTATctaacctgtctgtctcccatCTGTCTGTTCTTCAGGAGGACATCTTGTCAATCTGGAACAAAACGTCTAACGATCAGACAACGACGTCCAGAATCCGAGACACGTTGAGACGAGTCCTGAACCTTCCAGCGAACACCATCATGGAGTATAAG from Hippoglossus stenolepis isolate QCI-W04-F060 chromosome 23, HSTE1.2, whole genome shotgun sequence carries:
- the eif4e2rs1 gene encoding eukaryotic translation initiation factor 4E family member 2 related sequence 1 isoform X2 gives rise to the protein MNQLERDEDDQGHSESLHDDGTNNNHNRRKVEQFWKFYSHLVRPGDLSGHSDFHLFKEGIKPMWEDECNRSGGKWIIRLRKGLASRFWENIILAMVGEQFMVGEEICGAVVSIRFQEDILSIWNKTSNDQTTTSRIRDTLRRVLNLPANTIMEYKTHNDSLRDNSSFRNTKISL